The DNA sequence TGAAACTCGCTACGAGCAAGGTGTGATGGTTTCTATGGTCGATAAAGACGGCAAACTCATCCCCGAACAAGGAGGAGCCCGTTCAATCTCACCAGCTCCAGTTGTGATCCGTAAAGGGCTTGACATTGATAAAATCATGATGCACTTGTCAGATACCTTTAACTCATGGGACTACCGTCAGGGAGAGTATTATTAAGATAAAAAGAAGTCTAGTGTTATGAGGGAATAAAACCCTCTACTCTAGGCTTTTTCTTTAGAAATTCTTTCCTTTTTTTAATAGATATGATATGCTAGATATGAACTATATATTAATAGAACTTACTTGTAAAAGTTAATTAAAGGAGCATTCAAATGAACAGTGAACAAAATAACTATTTTTTTGTTGGTACAAAATTTGGTGATGATGATTATCTTGAATATTTTAGGAAAGAAGGAAAGTGGGAATTAGGATGGCATAACAACGAGGAAAATAAGCAGTATCAAAAAATGTTAAAGTTGTTTAATAAAATTAAACCAGGTGACGTTTTATTTGCTAAATCCACATATGTCAAAAAGAATAATTTACCTTTTGTAAAGAAAGATGATTTAAAGGTTTCTGTCATGAACATTCGTGGAATGGCGACTGTTAAAGAGATTTTAGATGATGGGCATACCATTATTGTTGATTGGAAAAAAGAGTATATAGAGAGGGAGTGGTTTTTCTTTACGGGGCAAGAAACAATATGGTTTCCATCAGATATTACGTATCGAACTAAAGAGACTAACCAGTTAATAAAATTTGCTGCAAGTGATGAAATTATAATTCAAGACTATGACTATTTTTTGAATCATCCTAATTGGAAAAAGTATAAAAAATTAGAAAGTGAAACTATGTTAAGGAATGATTTTTTATTTGATTATAGTGGTATATTAAAAAAATCCAAAAACCTCATCCTCCGTGGTGCACCTGGCACAGGAAAAACTTATCTTGCTAAAGAAATTGCTATGGAGTTAACGGGTGACAACGAAGACCAAATCGGCTTTGTACAATTTCACCCTTCCTATGATTATACAGATTTTGTAGAGGGTTTAAGACCGGATTCAAATGAGGATGGCAGTATATTTTTTAAATTAAAAGAAGGTATTTTTAAGAAGTTTTGTCAGAATGCTATAGATGCTCAGAAAACTGGAGGACAAGATAATTTTGAGGAAGCGTGGAGGAAGCTAACGGATGCTATCAATGAAAAGCAAGGACAATACTTCTTTCCTCGTAGTTCTGTTCCAGCCAGTTTAAATAGTCAAGGGAATGTGAAGTTTGATTCTCCTGTTGCTACCAAAGAAAAAGTGTATCTTTTGTACAAGGGTGAAGATACTAATTTAAAGTACGAAACTTATCAAAAAATTGTTTTGGAGCACATGAAAGAAAGTTATGGTTTATGTGATTATGTATCCCCAATGATTAACACAGACAAGAAATTCGTTTTCATCATAGATGAGATCAATCGTGGGGAGATTTCTAAGATTTTCGGTGAACTCTTTTTCTCTATTGACCCTGGCTATCGTGGTGAAAAGGGAAGTGTTTCTACCCAATATGCAAATCTACACGAAACTGATGAAAAGTTTTATATCCCCGAAAATGTTTACATCATCGGAACTATGAATGATATTGATCGTTCAGTGGATACCTTTGATTTTGCTATGCGTCGTCGTTTTCGTTTTGTTGAAGTTACTGCTGAGAGTCAAGTTGGCATGTTGGATAAAGAACTGGGTATCCATGCAGAAGAAGCAAAACTTCGTCTTAGAAACTTGAACGCTGCTATCGAAAACGTTCAGGAATTAAACAGTC is a window from the Streptococcus oralis genome containing:
- a CDS encoding McrB family protein; its protein translation is MNSEQNNYFFVGTKFGDDDYLEYFRKEGKWELGWHNNEENKQYQKMLKLFNKIKPGDVLFAKSTYVKKNNLPFVKKDDLKVSVMNIRGMATVKEILDDGHTIIVDWKKEYIEREWFFFTGQETIWFPSDITYRTKETNQLIKFAASDEIIIQDYDYFLNHPNWKKYKKLESETMLRNDFLFDYSGILKKSKNLILRGAPGTGKTYLAKEIAMELTGDNEDQIGFVQFHPSYDYTDFVEGLRPDSNEDGSIFFKLKEGIFKKFCQNAIDAQKTGGQDNFEEAWRKLTDAINEKQGQYFFPRSSVPASLNSQGNVKFDSPVATKEKVYLLYKGEDTNLKYETYQKIVLEHMKESYGLCDYVSPMINTDKKFVFIIDEINRGEISKIFGELFFSIDPGYRGEKGSVSTQYANLHETDEKFYIPENVYIIGTMNDIDRSVDTFDFAMRRRFRFVEVTAESQVGMLDKELGIHAEEAKLRLRNLNAAIENVQELNSHYHIGPSYFLKLKDVDFNYEFLWSDYIKPLLEDYLRGSYEESETLATLKKAFDLTNNEQTVQQDTGDNDADN